A single window of Channa argus isolate prfri chromosome 12, Channa argus male v1.0, whole genome shotgun sequence DNA harbors:
- the rnf175 gene encoding RING finger protein 175 isoform X3, giving the protein MHGMVIYKLVTLVQMWVVPLYFTIKLYWWRFLSMWGMFSVVTSYVIFRATRKPLSCRTPRMVYKWFLLIYKLSYAVGVLGYLAIMLTMIGFNVFFRIKAEDSMDVGVIMLFYGLYYGVMGRDFAEICSDYMASTIGYYNKGGMPSRSLTNDICAVCGQKILVDVEEEGFIEDTYQLSCGHIFHEFCIRGWCIVGKKQTCPYCNEKVDLKRLMNNPWEKTHVLYGQLLDWLRYLVAWQPIIIGIVHGINFSLGLE; this is encoded by the exons ATGCATGGAATGGTGATATATAAA CTGGTGACTCTGGTCCAGATGTGGGTGGTTCCTCTGTACTTCACCATTAAACTGTACTGGTGGAGATTCCTCTCCATGTGGGGAATGTTCTCAGTGGTCACCAGTTACGTCATCTTCAGAGCCACTCGCAAACCGCTGTCCTGCAGGACGCCAAG GATGGTATACAAGTGGTTCCTGCTGATCTACAAGCTCAGTTATGCAGTGGGCGTCCTGGGTTACCTGGCCATCATGCTCACTATGATCGGCTTCAACGTCTTTTTCAG GATCAAGGCAGAGGACTCTATGGACGTAGGTGTGATCATGCTGTTTTACGGACTCTACTATGGCGTCATGGGCAGAGACTTTGCCGAAATCTGCTCCGATTATATGGCTTCTACAATTGGG taCTACAACAAGGGAGGCATGCCCAGCAGGAGCCTGACCAATGACATCTGTGCAGTATGTGGTCAGAAGATTCTGGTGGATGTAGAGGAGGAAGGATTTATAGAAGACACCTATCAGCTTTCCTGTGGACACAT ATTCCACGAGTTCTGCATCCGTGGCTGGTGTATTGTGGGTAAGAAGCAGACATGTCCCTACTGCAACGAGAAGGTTGACTTGAAGAGGTTAATGAACAACCC CTGGGAAAAGACACATGTCCTCTATGGGCAGCTCCTTGACTGGCTCAGATACCTGGTTGCCTGGCAACCCATCATCATCGGTATTGTTCACGGGATTAACTTCTCACTGGGCCTTGAATAG
- the LOC137137510 gene encoding serine protease FAM111A-like isoform X1 produces MPPPKRSIDGIKDIRDFFEKKSDHPGSSSETKTENLQPGGAAASKTAGCDVKVKKEDDCAMEGHLHGFKVKFSHNDHNVHNIYCDHPRTVLKVIQSTDIPVIRKLSAKHSDETIVIQLGKGDKEKIVPTHFPCSCIEDGESLIVLCNSEKVEDAKDQNYNIVHPRNRYSVFYIDTVGGVHSKTKEIFRSKAFKKYKYLCVYGEKGMTVKEALKRDGRFIDDLGDFNLTDNEDPKFNTHCTQRVDMLDHKVFKIRLNKRENYEKQQENTCASNEPEHKYDIEVIAAAAEKRGVSVKTEIEKRGSDNTAEIYKLLQDQFPGLKEWMESRFPGDSYQEQLKLRKENFGKIQQSFSEVHRVRKLLQLGSSVCKLIVKDVCQGTGFVLFDNFILTNAHLFKSCLEGLNLQEDIDVFALFNYDEPEPDTNFTTFSAKKTFIAFDLELDYAVLELNPQGQKCKPKTKTPKITVPPGLLKKFGPMPETGEACIIGHPKGKVKKMDPTCIIEKEKRGQAVNDHLHQYKDTIFTVHSISQVIKYKGIEDIMMGGKNAEKVGTYNTFMYHGSSGSPVFDAHCRVFGLHTAGYTYGFRNHEESVIEFAHPLLSIFERFVGKLKEMGNEELLKKVKEEAQGNPHLKEVLGAESVDSDELMEVDVEND; encoded by the exons ATGCCTCCACCAAAGCGAAGCATTGACGGGATAAAGGACATAAGGGATTTTTTTGAGAAGAAAAGT GACCATCCTGGTAGCAGCAGTGAAACCAAAACAGAGAATTTGCAGCCAGGTGGTGCTGCAGCTTCTAAG ACTGCAGGCTGTGATgtgaaagtgaagaaagaagaCGACTGTGCTATG GAAGGACATTTACATGGTTTCAAAGTGAAATTCAGTCACAATGACCATAATGTGCACAACATTTACTGTGATCACCCTCGCACAGTGCTTAAGGTCATACAATCAACAGATATACCTGTCATTAGGAAGCTGAGTGCAAAGCATTCAGATGAAACCATTGTAATTCAGCTGGGTAAAGGGGACAAGGAAAAGATTGTTCCAACACATTTCCCTTGTTCTTGTATCGAGGATGGTGAGTCTCTGATTGTATTATGTAATTCAGAAAAGGTAGAAGATGCCAAAGACCAAAATTACAATATTGTCCATCCAAGAAACAGATACTCTGTCTTTTACATTGATACAGTGGGAGGGGTCCATTCCAAAACAAAGGAGATTTTTAGAagcaaagcatttaaaaagtacaagtatCTGTGTGTCTATGGAGAAAAGGGGATGACAGTGAAAGAAGCTCTGAAAAGAGACGGACGCTTCATTGATGATCTCGGCGACTTCAATCTGACTGACAATGAGGATCCAAAATTTAATACTCACTGTACACAGAGAGTTGACATGCTAGATCATAAAGTGTTCAAGATACGTCTGAATAAGAgagaaaattatgaaaaacagcaggaaaacacatgtGCATCAAACGAACCAGAGCATAAGTATGACATTGAAGTAATCGCAGCTGCAGCCGAGAAGAGGGGAGtcagtgtaaaaactgaaatagaaaaaagaggCAGTGACAACACTGCAGAGATTTATAAACTACTGCAGGACCAGTTTCCAGGTCTGAAAGAATGGATGGAGAGTAGATTCCCAGGTGATTCTTATCAGGAACAACTGAAGCTGAGGAAGGAAAACTTTGGAAAGATCCAACAGTCATTCAGTGAAGTGCACAGAGTCAGGAAGCTGCTGCAACTGGGCAGTTCAGTGTGTAAACTGATTGTTAAAGATGTTTGTCAGGGAACAGGCTTTGTACTGTTTGACAACTTTATCCTGACTAAcgcacatttgtttaaaagttgtCTTGAAGGACTAAACCTGCAGGAGGATAttgatgtgtttgctctgtttAACTATGACGAGCCAGAGCCAGACACAAACTTCACCACCTTTAGTGCTAAAAAAACCTTCATTGCCTTTGATCTGGAACTAGATTATGCCGTACTTGAACTCAACCCTCAGGGCCAGAAgtgcaaaccaaaaacaaagacaccaaAAATAACTGTGCCACCAGGGCTGCTGAAAAAATTTGGTCCAATGCCTGAGACTGGTGAAGCCTGTATTATCGGTCACCCAAAagggaaagtgaaaaaaatggatCCTACATGTATCAttgagaaagagaagagggggCAGGCTGTGAATGATCATTTACATCAATACAAAGACACCATTTTCACTGTACACTCTATCAGTCAAGTAATTAAAtataaagggattgaagacatAATGATGGGtggaaaaaatgcagaaaaagtaGGGACTTACAACACTTTCATGTATCATGGCTCTTCTGGATCCCCGGTGTTTGATGCTCATTGCAGGGTTTTTGGTTTGCACACGGCAGGATACACATACGGGTTTCGAAACCATGAGGAGAGCGTGATTGAGTTTGCCCATCCTCTGCTTTCTATATTTGAAAGATTTGTGGGTAAGCTGAAGGAAATGGGAAATGAGGAGCTTTTGAAGAAAGTTAAGGAGGAAGCACAGGGAAACCCACACCTGAAAGAGGTACTCGGTGCTGAGTCAGTTGATTCTGATGAGCTAATGGAGGTAGATGTAGAGAATGATTGA
- the rnf175 gene encoding RING finger protein 175 isoform X1: MAGVHPQDDLLKMTHRENWKVQHERLHVKHRGHEAMHAEMVLILIATLVVAQIVLVQWKQRHHRSYNLVTLVQMWVVPLYFTIKLYWWRFLSMWGMFSVVTSYVIFRATRKPLSCRTPRMVYKWFLLIYKLSYAVGVLGYLAIMLTMIGFNVFFRIKAEDSMDVGVIMLFYGLYYGVMGRDFAEICSDYMASTIGYYNKGGMPSRSLTNDICAVCGQKILVDVEEEGFIEDTYQLSCGHIFHEFCIRGWCIVGKKQTCPYCNEKVDLKRLMNNPWEKTHVLYGQLLDWLRYLVAWQPIIIGIVHGINFSLGLE; this comes from the exons ATGGCAGGCGTGCACCCCCAG GATGACCTGCTGAAaatgacacacagagaaaactggAA GGTGCAGCATGAACGCCTGCATGTGAAGCACAGGGGTCATGAGGCCATGCATGCAGAGATGGTGCTCATTCTCATCGCCACGCTGGTGGTGGCTCAGATAGTCCTGGTGCAGTGGAAGCAGCGGCACCACCGCTCATACAAT CTGGTGACTCTGGTCCAGATGTGGGTGGTTCCTCTGTACTTCACCATTAAACTGTACTGGTGGAGATTCCTCTCCATGTGGGGAATGTTCTCAGTGGTCACCAGTTACGTCATCTTCAGAGCCACTCGCAAACCGCTGTCCTGCAGGACGCCAAG GATGGTATACAAGTGGTTCCTGCTGATCTACAAGCTCAGTTATGCAGTGGGCGTCCTGGGTTACCTGGCCATCATGCTCACTATGATCGGCTTCAACGTCTTTTTCAG GATCAAGGCAGAGGACTCTATGGACGTAGGTGTGATCATGCTGTTTTACGGACTCTACTATGGCGTCATGGGCAGAGACTTTGCCGAAATCTGCTCCGATTATATGGCTTCTACAATTGGG taCTACAACAAGGGAGGCATGCCCAGCAGGAGCCTGACCAATGACATCTGTGCAGTATGTGGTCAGAAGATTCTGGTGGATGTAGAGGAGGAAGGATTTATAGAAGACACCTATCAGCTTTCCTGTGGACACAT ATTCCACGAGTTCTGCATCCGTGGCTGGTGTATTGTGGGTAAGAAGCAGACATGTCCCTACTGCAACGAGAAGGTTGACTTGAAGAGGTTAATGAACAACCC CTGGGAAAAGACACATGTCCTCTATGGGCAGCTCCTTGACTGGCTCAGATACCTGGTTGCCTGGCAACCCATCATCATCGGTATTGTTCACGGGATTAACTTCTCACTGGGCCTTGAATAG
- the tlr2 gene encoding toll-like receptor 2, whose translation MRQQTSTILLLFFFVILCWAQPSRPDKGRPSCDQCDLHLLCNCSHEGFTVVPTVTERALAFDLSFNNINVVNDDDLTGHTQLKVLSLQGNRLAVIRPSAFDHLFNLEELDLSDNELNVLNHKWFSQLAALQKLNLLANPYSCVGSPPVFQGLVNLRRLAFGGPHLKMLKRGDLSGVTELEELIVHANNLTGYESGALASIWPLGRVSLSLYEPFLTNTTLASAVLADVSYPETPLILEDLRLDGNQSVQPLREAAKRRVRYLTFRNVWISDEAIVDILVVLDGVPVTSISVEGVTLMGRGKWEKASWTDHKGIDEFLVKNIEVLPLFQFVSFLQLSFLLKYPRKVSVINAKVFVMPCATSGLLVNLQYLDLSDNLLTDLTLAETLCDGAGKLKDLRVLNISGNALKSLSTMSQLVKKLYKLTHLDISRTGYSSMPQHCSWPSTLRFLNISGAKLTKITPCLPATLEVLDLSNNNLKDFTLALPSLQELQLSGNKFLRLPSGSLFPNLQTMTIQSNTLGFFGHSDLQEYKRLQNLQAGQNKFVCSCEFVPFLQQTLKGGGDVHLTDREENYVCDSPFDLQGQPVVEVFLSVVVCHQVLFVSVCCVVTLLVGVLVWILLLRLHAFWYLKMTWAWLKAKQSSRRRRQRQQLLAEDNSEGLLSFDAFVSYSDRDATWVENFLVPELEEPGETDGDSRSSRPLNLCLHKRDFLPGHWIVDNIMSAMERSRRTVFILSENFVQSDWCRYELDFSHFWMFDGNVGRDAAILILLEPLSKDDVPKRFCKLRKLMNSTTYLEWPQEEERRGEFWRCLRQALRGEDDD comes from the exons ATGAGACAGCAGACCTccaccatcctcctcctcttcttcttcgtcatCCTGTGCTGGGCTCAGCCATCACGCCCAGACAAGGGGAGGCCATCCTGCGATCAGTGTGACCTTCACCTCTTGTGCAACTGCTCCCATGAGGGATTCACAGTTGTTCCCACAGTAACAGAACGTGCCTTGGCTTTTGATCTCTCCTTTAACAACATTAACGTGGTTAACGACGATGACCTGACTGGTCATACGCAGCTGAAGGTTCTGAGTCTCCAAG GTAACAGATTAGCTGTGATCCGTCCGTCAGCGTTTGACCATTTGTTCAATCTGGAGGAGCTTGACCTGTCTGACAATGAGCTAAACGTTCTCAACCACAAATGGTTCAGTCAGCTAGCAGCTCTGCAAAAGCTCAACTTGCTTGCTAACCCATACAG CTGCGTGGGTTCTCCTCCAGTGTTTCAGGGGCTGGTCAAtctgaggaggcttgcatttggaGGTCCTCATCTGAAGATGCTAAAGAGAGGAGATCTGTCTGGAGTCACTGAGCTGGAGGAGCTCATTGTGCATGCTAACAACCTGACAGG GTATGAATCCGGCGCTCTAGCAAGTATCTGGCCTCTAGGTCGGGTCAGCCTGAGCCTCTACGAACCATTTTTAACAAACACGACCTTAGCCTCGGCTGTGCTGGCTGACGTGTCGTATCCTGAGACACCGCTTATCCTGGAAGACCTCCGGCTAGATGGAAATCAGTCTGTTCAGCCCCTTAGAGAGGCAGCGAAGAGGAGGGTCAg GTACTTGACCTTCCGTAATGTTTGGATCTCTGATGAGGCCATTGTGGACATCCTGGTGGTTTTAGATGGTGTCCCAGTCACCTCCATTTCTGTGGAAGGTGTCACACTGATGGGTCGCGGAAA GTGGGAGAAAGCCAGCTGGACCGATCATAAAGGCATCGATGAGTTCCTGGTAAAAAACATTGAGGTGCTGCctctttttcagtttgtgtcgTTTCTCCAACTGTCGTTCCTGCTGAAGTACCCCAGGAAGGTGTCAGTCATAAACGCCAAG gtgtttgtgatgccctgTGCCACATCTGGACTGCTAGTGAACCTGCAGTACCTGGACCTGTCCGACAACCTGCTGACTGACCTGACTCTTGCGGAAACACTGTGTGATGGAGCCGGGAAGCTGAAGGACCTTCGAGTTTTAAACATCAGTGGAAATGCTCTTAAG TCTTTGTCCACAATGAGCCAACTGGTAAAGAAGCTCTACAAACTGACCCACCTGGACATTAGCAGGACTGGCTACAGCTCCATGCCACAGCATTGCTCGTGGCCATCCACACTGCGATTCCTCAACATCTCTGGGGCTAAACTTACCAAAATAACTCCCTGTCTCCCAGCCACTCTGGAG GTGTTGGATCTGAGCAACAACAATCTCAAAGACTTCACTCTGGCTCTGCCATCCCTGCAAGAGCTCCAACTCTCAGGGAATAAGTTTCTGAGGCTGCCCTCAGGAAGCTTGTTCCCCAATCTACAAACAATGACTATACAG TCCAACACCTTGGGCTTCTTTGGACATTCAGACCTTCAAGAATACAAACGACTCCAGAACCTCCAGGCTGGTCAAAACAAGTTTGTCTGTTCCTGTGAATTCGTTCCCTTCCTCCAACAGACCCTTAAAGGAGGTGGAGACGTACACTtaacagacagagaggagaacTATGTTTGCGACTCTCCTTTTGACCTGCAGGGGCAACCAGTGGTTGAGGTCTTTCTCTCCGTTGTTGTGTGCCACCAGgttttatttgtctctgtgtgctgtgtggTTACCCTACTTGTTGGGGTCCTAGTGTGGATCTTGCTGTTGCGCCTCCATGCCTTCTGGTACCTCAAAATGACATGGGCATGGCTCAAGGCCAAGCAAAGCTCCCGGCGACGACGACAACGACAGCAACTCCTAGCTGAAGACAATTCAGAAGGACTGCTGTCATTTGACGCCTTTGTTTCATACAGTGACAGAGACGCTACCTGGGTGGAAAACTTCTTGGTTCCTGAGTTAGAGGAGCCAGG AGAGACTGATGGGGATTCCAGAAGCTCCCGCCCACTGAATCTTTGCCTCCACAAGCGAGACTTCCTTCCTGGACACTGGATTGTGGACAACATCATGAGTGCCATGGAGCGTAGCCGGAGAACTGTCTTCATCCTCTCAGAGAATTTTGTTCAGTCCGACTGGTGCCGCTACGAGCTGGACTTCTCGCACTTTTGGATGTTTGATGGGAATGTTGGCAGAGATGCAGCCATTTTGATCTTGCTGGAGCCACTGTCCAAGGACGATGTCCCCAAACGCTTCTGCAAACTGCGCAAACTCATGAACTCCACCACCTACCTGGAGTGGCctcaggaggaggagaggaggggggagtTCTGGAGGTGTCTCCGCCAGGCTTTGAGAGGAGAGGATGATGACTGA
- the LOC137137510 gene encoding serine protease FAM111A-like isoform X2 → MEGHLHGFKVKFSHNDHNVHNIYCDHPRTVLKVIQSTDIPVIRKLSAKHSDETIVIQLGKGDKEKIVPTHFPCSCIEDGESLIVLCNSEKVEDAKDQNYNIVHPRNRYSVFYIDTVGGVHSKTKEIFRSKAFKKYKYLCVYGEKGMTVKEALKRDGRFIDDLGDFNLTDNEDPKFNTHCTQRVDMLDHKVFKIRLNKRENYEKQQENTCASNEPEHKYDIEVIAAAAEKRGVSVKTEIEKRGSDNTAEIYKLLQDQFPGLKEWMESRFPGDSYQEQLKLRKENFGKIQQSFSEVHRVRKLLQLGSSVCKLIVKDVCQGTGFVLFDNFILTNAHLFKSCLEGLNLQEDIDVFALFNYDEPEPDTNFTTFSAKKTFIAFDLELDYAVLELNPQGQKCKPKTKTPKITVPPGLLKKFGPMPETGEACIIGHPKGKVKKMDPTCIIEKEKRGQAVNDHLHQYKDTIFTVHSISQVIKYKGIEDIMMGGKNAEKVGTYNTFMYHGSSGSPVFDAHCRVFGLHTAGYTYGFRNHEESVIEFAHPLLSIFERFVGKLKEMGNEELLKKVKEEAQGNPHLKEVLGAESVDSDELMEVDVEND, encoded by the exons ATG GAAGGACATTTACATGGTTTCAAAGTGAAATTCAGTCACAATGACCATAATGTGCACAACATTTACTGTGATCACCCTCGCACAGTGCTTAAGGTCATACAATCAACAGATATACCTGTCATTAGGAAGCTGAGTGCAAAGCATTCAGATGAAACCATTGTAATTCAGCTGGGTAAAGGGGACAAGGAAAAGATTGTTCCAACACATTTCCCTTGTTCTTGTATCGAGGATGGTGAGTCTCTGATTGTATTATGTAATTCAGAAAAGGTAGAAGATGCCAAAGACCAAAATTACAATATTGTCCATCCAAGAAACAGATACTCTGTCTTTTACATTGATACAGTGGGAGGGGTCCATTCCAAAACAAAGGAGATTTTTAGAagcaaagcatttaaaaagtacaagtatCTGTGTGTCTATGGAGAAAAGGGGATGACAGTGAAAGAAGCTCTGAAAAGAGACGGACGCTTCATTGATGATCTCGGCGACTTCAATCTGACTGACAATGAGGATCCAAAATTTAATACTCACTGTACACAGAGAGTTGACATGCTAGATCATAAAGTGTTCAAGATACGTCTGAATAAGAgagaaaattatgaaaaacagcaggaaaacacatgtGCATCAAACGAACCAGAGCATAAGTATGACATTGAAGTAATCGCAGCTGCAGCCGAGAAGAGGGGAGtcagtgtaaaaactgaaatagaaaaaagaggCAGTGACAACACTGCAGAGATTTATAAACTACTGCAGGACCAGTTTCCAGGTCTGAAAGAATGGATGGAGAGTAGATTCCCAGGTGATTCTTATCAGGAACAACTGAAGCTGAGGAAGGAAAACTTTGGAAAGATCCAACAGTCATTCAGTGAAGTGCACAGAGTCAGGAAGCTGCTGCAACTGGGCAGTTCAGTGTGTAAACTGATTGTTAAAGATGTTTGTCAGGGAACAGGCTTTGTACTGTTTGACAACTTTATCCTGACTAAcgcacatttgtttaaaagttgtCTTGAAGGACTAAACCTGCAGGAGGATAttgatgtgtttgctctgtttAACTATGACGAGCCAGAGCCAGACACAAACTTCACCACCTTTAGTGCTAAAAAAACCTTCATTGCCTTTGATCTGGAACTAGATTATGCCGTACTTGAACTCAACCCTCAGGGCCAGAAgtgcaaaccaaaaacaaagacaccaaAAATAACTGTGCCACCAGGGCTGCTGAAAAAATTTGGTCCAATGCCTGAGACTGGTGAAGCCTGTATTATCGGTCACCCAAAagggaaagtgaaaaaaatggatCCTACATGTATCAttgagaaagagaagagggggCAGGCTGTGAATGATCATTTACATCAATACAAAGACACCATTTTCACTGTACACTCTATCAGTCAAGTAATTAAAtataaagggattgaagacatAATGATGGGtggaaaaaatgcagaaaaagtaGGGACTTACAACACTTTCATGTATCATGGCTCTTCTGGATCCCCGGTGTTTGATGCTCATTGCAGGGTTTTTGGTTTGCACACGGCAGGATACACATACGGGTTTCGAAACCATGAGGAGAGCGTGATTGAGTTTGCCCATCCTCTGCTTTCTATATTTGAAAGATTTGTGGGTAAGCTGAAGGAAATGGGAAATGAGGAGCTTTTGAAGAAAGTTAAGGAGGAAGCACAGGGAAACCCACACCTGAAAGAGGTACTCGGTGCTGAGTCAGTTGATTCTGATGAGCTAATGGAGGTAGATGTAGAGAATGATTGA
- the LOC137137511 gene encoding serine protease FAM111A-like: protein MAEERYGEFKTNCHEKVRVKKEEDDSSLQAGHSHMFKVKFDNNRQTEYTISCNQPRTVLEAVKSKRKYSELKWADENIIIQLGEGDKEFIVATHFPCSCIKDGETLIISAEKLGVENPGGQKPEIIHPRNRYSVFNIDREGGKNTKKKVLFRNSAVKQYKYLCVYGENGMTVEEALKRDGRFIDDLGDFTLSHNDNPIVHTDHTDTVDILDQKKFKLCLPLQKRVERKTSHKRSPQATKKSQCKTDRVPSLGEAQQSGESVITAVEKGGSDNTAEIYKLLREQCPALKKWMESRFPGDSFQEQMKLSKENFGKIQASFSEVHRVRKLLELGESVCTVIGSGICQGTGFVLFDNVVLTNAHLFTLCGFPSDMWMEQLNDTVTAVFNCEDPGDHENWKSFKVVKILYLTHGELDYAILELDLDPTSQNKKIPPGILNRFAPMPQNGEACLIGHPNGEVKKMDPTCIIGKQNREQNVEDQLHPFITHKIINTLKEQDIEGILIGGNKADKLTTYNTFMLHGSSGSPVFDGYGKVFGLHTGGFVYEYEKSVIEYAQPLLTIFNNFVSKLKERGHEDLLKRVKEEANGNKHLQNNLWTGRGQEC from the exons ATGGCAGAGGAACGCTATGGGGAATTCAAG ACAAATTGCCACGAGAAAGTGAGagtgaagaaggaggaggatgacAGTTCTTTACAG GCTGGACATTCACATATGTTCAAAGTGAAATTCGACAACAATAGACAAACGGAGTACACTATTTCATGCAATCAGCCTCGCACAGTACTGGAGGCAGTAAAATCAAAGCGAAAGTACAGTGAGCTAAAGTGGGCAGATGAAAACATTATAATTCAGTTGGGTGAAGGAGATAAGGAATTTATTGTTGCAACACATTTCCCCTGTTCTTGTATTAAGGATGGTGAGACTCTTATTATATCAGCTGAAAAGCTTGGAGTTGAAAACCCCGGAGGCCAGAAACCTGAAATTATACATCCAAGAAACAGATACTCAGTTTTTAACATAGatagagagggagggaaaaacaccaaaaaaaaggTGCTTTTTAGAAACAGTGCTGTCAAACAGTACAAGTATCTGTGTGTCTATGGAGAGAATGGGATGACAGTGGAAGAAGCTCTGAAAAGAGACGGACGCTTCATTGATGATCTCGGCGACTTCACTTTGAGTCACAACGACAATCCAATTGTCCACACTGACCATACAGACACGGTTGACATCTTAGATCAAAAGAAATTCAAGTTGTGTCTTCCACTGCAAAAGAgagtagaaagaaaaacatcacataagAGAAGCCCACAAGCAACAAAGAAGTCACAATGTAAGACAGACCGAGTGCCGAGTTTGGGTGAAGCCCAGCAGAGTGGAGAGAGTGTGATAACAGCAGTGGAAAAAGGAGGCAGTGACAACACTGCAGAGATTTATAAACTACTGCGGGAGCAGTGTCCAGCTCTGAAAAAATGGATGGAGAGTAGATTCCCAGGTGATTCCTTTCAGGAACAAATGAAGCTGAGTAAGGAAAACTTTGGAAAGATCCAAGCTTCATTCAGTGAAGTGCACAGAGTCAGGAAGCTGCTAGAACTGGGTGAATCAGTTTGTACAGTTATTGGTTCAGGTATTTGTCAGGGAACAGGCTTTGTACTGTTTGATAATGTTGTTTTGACAAATGCTCACTTGTTCACACTGTGTGGATTTCCATCAGACATGTGGATGGAACAGTTGAATGATACCGTTACTGCCGTGTTTAACTGTGAAGATCCTGGAGATCATGAAAACTGGAAAAGCTTTAAAGTTGTAAAAATACTCTATTTGACTCATGGTGAACTAGACTACGCCATACTTGAGCTTGACCTCGATCCCACAtcccaaaacaaaaagatacCACCAGGGATCCTGAACAGATTTGCTCCAATGCCTCAGAATGGGGAAGCCTGTCTCATTGGTCACCCAAATggagaagtgaaaaaaatggaTCCTACATGTATCATTGGGAAACAGAATAGAGAGCAGAATGTCGAGGATCAATTACATCCCTTCATCACCCATAAAATCATTAACACGCTCAAAGAGCAAGACATTGAAGGCATCCTGATCGGTGGAAACAAAGCAGACAAACTTACAACCTACAACACCTTCATGCTTCATGGCTCCTCTGGCTCCCCGGTGTTTGATGGTTATGGCAAAGTTTTTGGTTTGCACACTGGGGGATTTGTTTACGAGTATGAAAAGAGTGTGATTGAGTATGCCCAACCTCTGCTTACCATCTTTAATAACTTTGTGAGCAAGCTGAAGGAAAGAGGACATGAGGATCTGTTGAAGAGAGTTAAGGAGGAAGCAAATGGAAACAAACACCTACAAAACAATCTGTGGACTGGGAGAGGACAGGAGTGTTGA
- the rnf175 gene encoding RING finger protein 175 isoform X2 has product MTHRENWKVQHERLHVKHRGHEAMHAEMVLILIATLVVAQIVLVQWKQRHHRSYNLVTLVQMWVVPLYFTIKLYWWRFLSMWGMFSVVTSYVIFRATRKPLSCRTPRMVYKWFLLIYKLSYAVGVLGYLAIMLTMIGFNVFFRIKAEDSMDVGVIMLFYGLYYGVMGRDFAEICSDYMASTIGYYNKGGMPSRSLTNDICAVCGQKILVDVEEEGFIEDTYQLSCGHIFHEFCIRGWCIVGKKQTCPYCNEKVDLKRLMNNPWEKTHVLYGQLLDWLRYLVAWQPIIIGIVHGINFSLGLE; this is encoded by the exons atgacacacagagaaaactggAA GGTGCAGCATGAACGCCTGCATGTGAAGCACAGGGGTCATGAGGCCATGCATGCAGAGATGGTGCTCATTCTCATCGCCACGCTGGTGGTGGCTCAGATAGTCCTGGTGCAGTGGAAGCAGCGGCACCACCGCTCATACAAT CTGGTGACTCTGGTCCAGATGTGGGTGGTTCCTCTGTACTTCACCATTAAACTGTACTGGTGGAGATTCCTCTCCATGTGGGGAATGTTCTCAGTGGTCACCAGTTACGTCATCTTCAGAGCCACTCGCAAACCGCTGTCCTGCAGGACGCCAAG GATGGTATACAAGTGGTTCCTGCTGATCTACAAGCTCAGTTATGCAGTGGGCGTCCTGGGTTACCTGGCCATCATGCTCACTATGATCGGCTTCAACGTCTTTTTCAG GATCAAGGCAGAGGACTCTATGGACGTAGGTGTGATCATGCTGTTTTACGGACTCTACTATGGCGTCATGGGCAGAGACTTTGCCGAAATCTGCTCCGATTATATGGCTTCTACAATTGGG taCTACAACAAGGGAGGCATGCCCAGCAGGAGCCTGACCAATGACATCTGTGCAGTATGTGGTCAGAAGATTCTGGTGGATGTAGAGGAGGAAGGATTTATAGAAGACACCTATCAGCTTTCCTGTGGACACAT ATTCCACGAGTTCTGCATCCGTGGCTGGTGTATTGTGGGTAAGAAGCAGACATGTCCCTACTGCAACGAGAAGGTTGACTTGAAGAGGTTAATGAACAACCC CTGGGAAAAGACACATGTCCTCTATGGGCAGCTCCTTGACTGGCTCAGATACCTGGTTGCCTGGCAACCCATCATCATCGGTATTGTTCACGGGATTAACTTCTCACTGGGCCTTGAATAG